In one Bos mutus isolate GX-2022 chromosome 19, NWIPB_WYAK_1.1, whole genome shotgun sequence genomic region, the following are encoded:
- the FAM83G gene encoding protein FAM83G: MAFSQVQCLDDSHVNWRSSEAKPEFFYSEEQRLALEALAANGRDAFYEVLKRENIRDFLSELELRRILETIEVYDPGSEDPRAGTQPRGPEDGDAASAAEGTPTEAEPLLSLEYWPQKSDRSIPQLDLGWPDTIAYRGVTRASVYMQPPIDGQAHIKEVVRKMISQAQKVIAVVMDMFTDVDIFKDLLDAGFKRKVAVYIIVDESNVKYFLHMCERARMHLGHLKNLRVRSSGGTEFFTRSATKFKGALAQKFMFVDGDRAICGSYSFTWSAARTDRNVISVLSGQVVEMFDRQFQELYLMSHSVCLKDIPMEKEPEPEPIVLPPSVPLVPSGTVAKKLVNPKYALVKAKSADEIAKSSSEKQDTAKPAGVRGAVLAERPGDLPEPPLPVHPGLLNLERANMFDYLPTWVEPDPEPGSDILGYINIIDPNIWNPQPSQMNRIKIRDTSQAGTQLWRQSQDPGPALQSSAPLDGIPAENSLPQGDAQPRPPVPKPRTVPVADLLAQEGGGAGWALETPEEESPHNGMDHGLSRTAGPGHAALQRQLPVTPDDPDGEGQVVPNGLDGEEEEDDDDYVTLSDQDSLSGSSDHGPGPRRASLASSSVSDEYFEVTDRSACLRRRHSEQVANGPAQAPRRQLSAPHMTRGTCGGALGDSSWAQGQEREEAGTQRRMQAARPVDQEAQGQRFHHYGAPASGTREKDGFPRPLRTLGPPRFRPTADGAQSSSRKAGPAMASPQHWQAKSGPGPRMLPGPGSPRPARNASALANSRATEEHPSPFGIPYSKLSQSKHLKARAGGSQWAPSDSKRRAHAPRDHKDP, encoded by the exons ATGGCCTTCTCGCAGGTGCAGTGCCTGGACGACAGCCACGTCAACTGGCGCTCCAGCGAAGCCAAGCCCGAGTTCTTCTACAGCGAGGAGCAGCGGCTGGCGCTGGAGGCGCTGGCGGCCAACGGCCGGGACGCCTTCTACGAGGTGCTGAAGCGCGAGAACATCCGCGACTTCCTCTCGGAGCTGGAGCTGCGGCGCATCCTGGAGACCATCGAGGTCTATGACCCCGGCTCCGAGGACCCCCGCGCCGGCACGCAGCCCCGCGGGCCGGAGGATGGTGATGCGGCCAGCGCGGCCGAGGGTACCCCCACCGAGGCCGAACCGCTGCTCTCGCTGGAGTACTGGCCCCAGAAGTCGGACCGCTCCATCCCACAGCTGGACCTGGGCTGGCCCGACACCATCGCCTACCGCGGCGTGACCCGGGCCAGCGTCTACATGCAGCCCCCCATCGACGGGCAGGCCCACATCAAGGAGGTGGTGCGCAAGATGATCAGTCAGGCCCAGAAG GTGATTGCTGTGGTCATGGACATGTTCACCGACGTGGACATCTTCAAGGACCTGTTGGATGCTGGCTTCAAAAGGAAGGTGGCCGTGTACATCATTGTGGACGAGAGCAATGTCAAATACTTCCTGCACATGTGTGAGCGGGCCCGCATGCATCTGGGGCACCTAAAG AATCTCAGGGTGCGGAGCAGCGGAGGAACCGAGTTCTTCACGCGGTCGGCCACCAAGTTCAAGGGTGCCCTGGCCCAGAAGTTCATGTTCGTGGATGGTGACCGGGCCATTTGTGGCTCTTACAG CTTCACGTGGTCGGCCGCCAGGACGGATCGGAACGTGATCTCCGTGCTGTCGGGCCAGGTGGTAGAGATGTTTGACCGGCAGTTCCAGGAGCTGTATCTCATGTCGCACAGCGTCTGCCTCAAGGAcatccccatggagaaggaacCTGAGCCCGAGCCCATTGTCCTGCCCCCCTCGGTCCCGCTGGTACCCTCGGGCACTGTGGCCAAGAAGCTCGTCAACCCCAAGTACGCACTGGTCAAGGCCAAGAGCGCCGACGAGATTGCCAAGTCATCGTCTGAGAAGCAGGACACTGCAAAGCCTGCGGGGGTGCGGGGTGCAGTCCTCGCTGAGCGCCCAGGAGACCTCCCCGAGCCTCCCCTGCCCGTGCACCCAGGGCTGCTCAACCTGGAGCGGGCCAACATGTTCGACTACCTGCCCACGTGGGTGGAGCCCGACCCCGAGCCTGGCAGCGACATCCTGGGATACATCAACATCATCGACCCCAACATTTGGAACCCCCAGCCCAGTCAGATGAACCGTATCAAGATCCGAGACACATCCCAGGCGGGGACTCAGCTGTGGAGGCAGAGCCAGGACCCCGGCCCCGCCCTCCAGTCCAGTGCCCCGCTGGACGGCATCCCTGCCGAGAACAGCCTCCCCCAGGGGGACGCCCAGCCACGGCCGCCTGTGCCCAAGCCCCGGACGGTCCCAGTGGCAGACCTGCTCGCCCAGGAGGGCGGTGGTGCTGGCTGGGCCCTGGAGACTCCAGAGGAGGAATCACCCCACAATGGGATGGACCATGGGCTGTCCAGGACGGCGGGCCCAGGCCACGCCGCGCTTCAGCGGCAACTGCCTGTGACCCCGGATGACCCCGACGGCGAGGGACAGGTGGTCCCCAACGGGCTGgacggggaggaggaggaagacgacGATGACTACGTGACCCTGAGTGACCAGGACAGCCTCTCGGGCAGCTCTGACCATGGCCCTGGCCCCCGGCGGGCCTCACTGGCCTCCTCCTCCGTGTCAGACGAGTATTTTGAGGTGACGGATCGCTCGGCCTGTCTCCGGAGGCGCCACTCGGAGCAGGTGGCCAACGGGCCGGCCCAGGCACCCCGCCGACAGCTGAGCGCCCCCCATATGACCCGTGGGACCTGTGGTGGAGCCCTGGGTGACTCCTCATGGGCCCAGggtcaggagagagaagaggcaggCACCCAGAGGAGGATGCAGGCCGCACGTCCTGTGGACCAGGAGGCACAG GGCCAGCGGTTTCACCACTACGGAGCCCCTGCCTCAGGCACCAGGGAGAAAGACGGCTTCCCGCGGCCATTGAGGACCCTGGGACCCCCGCGGTTCCGCCCCACTGCCGACGGTGCCCAGAGCTCTAGCAGGAAAGCAGGCCCGGCTATGGCAAgcccccagcactggcaggcCAAGAGCGGCCCAGGGCCCCGCATGTTGCCGGGTCCTGGGAGCCCAAGGCCGGCCCGAAATGCCAGTGCCCTGGCCAACAGCAGGGCCACCGAGGAACACCCCAGCCCCTTTGGAATCCCGTACTCCAAACTGTCCCAGTCAAAGCACCTGAAGGCCAGGGCGGGTGGCAGCCAGTGGGCCCCATCTGACTCTAAACGGCGGGCCCATGCCCCCCGGGACCACAAGGACCCCTAG